In the genome of Pusillimonas sp. T7-7, the window GTCTGCTGACCCGGCCGGGTAGCGTCAAGTTGGCCATAGGCCGCGACACCCGCGTGCCGGTACGCATGGCCGTAGAGCCTGCAATAGCGCCCAAGCCCGCCGTTACGCATTATGCTCCGGTCCGTGCGGGGCGTATTGACGATGCTGCTGTAACGGAAGTGGCCTGCAAACTCGAGACCGGCCGTACGCACCAGATACGCGTGCACATGATGAGCCTGCACCACCCCCTCGTAGCCGATGCCCTGTACGGAGGCAAAGCCTTAGGAGGGGCTTCACGGCAGCTGCTGCATGCCAGGGCGCTGAGCTTTGATGACTACGGCAGCGGTCAGCGGGTATCGTTTGTGGCGAGCTTGGCTGCTGATTTTCAGCAAGTTTTGGACGACATCGCATGGAACACCTGACACAAGCTTCGCTGCCTACGGTAAGCGGCCAGCCATGGCCGGGCATAAATTATTTCTGTACCACCCGGCAAGGTGGGGTGAGCACCGGACCATGGGCATCGTTCAACCTGGGCGCCCACGCCGGCGACGAACACGATGCCGTCAACAATAACCGTCAGCGCTTGCGTGCGATGTTGCCTGGTGATCCCGTCTGGTTGAAGCAGGTGCACGGGGCCGAGGTCTTTGATGCCGATGAGGTTGCGATGCAGGGACCGGTGAATGATCTGCCGGTGGCTGATGCTGCCGTTACGCTGCAAACCAACCGTGTGCTGGCAATCATGACGGCAGATTGCTTGCCTGTGGTGCTGGCCAGTACCGACGGTCAGGCGCTGGGTGTGGCGCACGCGGGCTGGCGTGGGCTGGCGGCCGGGGTGCTCGAGAACACCCTGTACGCCTTGCGTCGCCGCCTGCCGGGCAATTCGGCGTGGCGAGCCTGGATAGGGCCAGCCATCAGTCAGCCTTGTTTTGAGGTCGGGGCCGATGTATACGAGGCGTTTACTGAGGCCGACCCCCACAGCGCTGTATTTTTTACGCCTGAAAAGACAGATGGAAAATGGTTGGCGGATTTACCAGGCCTGGCGCGGCACCGCCTGCTCAAGGTAGGGGTTGAAACAATAGAGCTGAGTGATCAGTGTACTGTTAATCAGGCTGACATGTTCTACTCTTATCGTCGCGATGCCGCGACCGGGCGCATGGCTACCCTGGCGTGGAGAACCGGGTAGCGTGTCATCAAGTCACGATAGCGACTTACCCTGATTGACAGGTTTTCAAATGCCCTCCAACATTCAAGCCAAGCGTAGGGATTTTGTAAGGTGCATGTATCGTGAGTAATCCGTTTTCTTCAGAATGGCCAGTTCCGGTAAGTATCGCGCCTGACAAGCTCACAGAAATCCAAGCGGAATTTGTGCGCGAATGGTTGCGTATTACTGAAAGTTTGCAGCAAGGTGAACTGGCTCCGCCAGTTGATCGCCGCTTTGCTTCCAAGGCTTGGGCAGCCAGTCCTGCTTCGCTGCTTGCCGCTCATACCTATCTGTTGTCGGCCAAAGCCATGGATCAAATGGTCGATGCGCTCCAGGTCAGCGAGCCCGTTCGCAACCGCCTGCGTTTTTCCACCATGCAATGGACAGAAGCCATTGCGCCGTCCAATTTCATGGCAACCAACCCCGATGTTCAGCAGGCGCTGCTTGAAACCGAAGGGCAGTCTTTGCGCAAAGGTATGGACAACCTGTTCAAAGATTTGCAAAAAGGCCGGCTCAGTCAAACTGACGAATCCAAGTTCGAACTTGGAAAAAATGTAGCCACTACGGCTGGCTCGGTGGTGTATCAAAACCAGGTCATGCAGCTTATTCAGTATGCACCTGCCACCGACAAAGTACACAAGATTCCATTGCTGCTCGTTCCTCCTTGCATTAACAAATACTACATTCTCGACCTTCAACCCGAAAATTCATTCGTCAGGCATGCGGTCGAGCAGGGCTTTACCGTATTTTTGGTTTCGTGGCGCAATCCGCTGACTTCCGATAGCGATGGCATCGATAACGCAACCTGGGCCGACTACCTGCAGCATGGTGTATTGCAGGCCATAGACGTGGTTTGCGCCGTCTCCCGGCAAAAGCAAATCAATGCCCTGGGGTTTTGCGTGGGCGGTACTTTGCTGGCTTCGGCGCTCTCACTGGCGCATGCCCAGGGCAAAGACCCTGTCAGCTCGCTCACCTTATTGACCACATTGCTTGATTTCGAAGAAACCGGTGTGCTTGATGTTTTTGTGGACGAATACCAGGTGCAGTCGCGCGAGCGCCAGCTTGGCAAGGGCGGCCTGATGTTCGCACGCGAGTTGGCCACTACATTTTCCTTCTTGCGTCCAAACGAGCTGGTCTGGAATTATGTCGTGGGCAACTACCTTAAGGGCGAGGCGCCACCCGCTTTTGACCTTTTGCACTGGAATGCAGACGGCACCAATCTTCCAGGGCCTTTTTTCGCCTGGTATTTCCGCAACACCTATCTTGAAAACAACCTGAAGATTCCGGGGCGTGTTCAGATCGATGGTTATCCGCTAGACCTCAGCACGCTGTCCATGCCTGCCTATATTTACAGCTCGCGAGAAGATCATATCGTTCCCTGGCATTCTGCGTATGCAAGCAGCAATATTTTGCGCGGCCCCATACGTTTTATTCTGGGCGCTTCGGGCCATATAGCCGGCGT includes:
- a CDS encoding alpha/beta hydrolase, with the translated sequence MSNPFSSEWPVPVSIAPDKLTEIQAEFVREWLRITESLQQGELAPPVDRRFASKAWAASPASLLAAHTYLLSAKAMDQMVDALQVSEPVRNRLRFSTMQWTEAIAPSNFMATNPDVQQALLETEGQSLRKGMDNLFKDLQKGRLSQTDESKFELGKNVATTAGSVVYQNQVMQLIQYAPATDKVHKIPLLLVPPCINKYYILDLQPENSFVRHAVEQGFTVFLVSWRNPLTSDSDGIDNATWADYLQHGVLQAIDVVCAVSRQKQINALGFCVGGTLLASALSLAHAQGKDPVSSLTLLTTLLDFEETGVLDVFVDEYQVQSRERQLGKGGLMFARELATTFSFLRPNELVWNYVVGNYLKGEAPPAFDLLHWNADGTNLPGPFFAWYFRNTYLENNLKIPGRVQIDGYPLDLSTLSMPAYIYSSREDHIVPWHSAYASSNILRGPIRFILGASGHIAGVINPPAKKRRCYWAQDVASEHGDMPGNPENWLSNADERAGSWWPDWCNWLAGHSGSLVRAPAKLGNTRYTPLEEAPGSYVKLRA
- the pgeF gene encoding peptidoglycan editing factor PgeF, which codes for MEHLTQASLPTVSGQPWPGINYFCTTRQGGVSTGPWASFNLGAHAGDEHDAVNNNRQRLRAMLPGDPVWLKQVHGAEVFDADEVAMQGPVNDLPVADAAVTLQTNRVLAIMTADCLPVVLASTDGQALGVAHAGWRGLAAGVLENTLYALRRRLPGNSAWRAWIGPAISQPCFEVGADVYEAFTEADPHSAVFFTPEKTDGKWLADLPGLARHRLLKVGVETIELSDQCTVNQADMFYSYRRDAATGRMATLAWRTG